From a region of the Corallococcus coralloides DSM 2259 genome:
- a CDS encoding enoyl-CoA hydratase: protein MSDTLLTQLDAGVFSVTFNRPEKKNAFTHAMYEAATAALQEAERRDDVRVVLLSGAGGAFTAGNDIGDFLEHPPTGEDSAVFQYLRALAGLSKPVLAAVEGAAVGIGTTMLLHCDYVVAGEKARFSMPFVNLGLCAEGASSLLLPRAAGFALASELLLFGDPFDAATALRAGIINKAVPEAQLKEVATERARALAQRPAQALKVTKALIRGPLREQVDAALKREGAEFVQRLASDEAKEAFMSFMSRGRK from the coding sequence ATGTCCGACACGCTTCTGACGCAGCTCGACGCCGGGGTCTTCTCCGTCACCTTCAACCGGCCGGAGAAGAAGAACGCCTTCACCCACGCCATGTACGAGGCCGCCACCGCCGCCCTCCAGGAGGCGGAGCGCCGCGATGACGTCCGGGTGGTGCTCCTGTCCGGCGCGGGTGGCGCGTTCACGGCGGGCAACGACATTGGCGACTTCCTGGAGCACCCGCCCACGGGCGAGGACAGCGCGGTGTTCCAGTACCTGCGCGCCCTGGCGGGCCTCTCCAAGCCCGTGCTCGCGGCGGTGGAGGGCGCGGCAGTGGGCATTGGCACCACCATGCTCCTGCACTGCGACTACGTGGTGGCCGGGGAGAAGGCGCGCTTCAGCATGCCCTTCGTCAACCTGGGCCTGTGCGCGGAAGGCGCCAGCAGCCTGCTGCTCCCGCGCGCGGCGGGCTTCGCGCTGGCGTCGGAGCTGCTGCTCTTCGGCGACCCGTTCGACGCGGCCACCGCGCTGCGCGCCGGCATCATCAACAAGGCCGTCCCGGAGGCGCAGCTGAAGGAAGTGGCCACCGAGCGCGCCCGCGCCCTGGCCCAGCGCCCCGCCCAGGCCCTGAAGGTGACCAAGGCGCTCATCCGCGGCCCGCTGCGGGAGCAGGTGGACGCCGCCCTCAAGCGCGAGGGCGCCGAGTTCGTCCAGCGCCTCGCCTCCGACGAGGCGAAGGAAGCCTTCATGTCCTTCATGTCGCGCGGCCGGAAGTAG
- a CDS encoding ribose-phosphate diphosphokinase has protein sequence MTPMTPIALVVGSASPHLGRALAQAFGAEPVGVKRERFPDGELHIEVPPEEVRGRRVVILQSSTPPVGENLMELLLLADACWRAGAASMEAVIPYVGYARQDRRARPGEPLGGRLVADMVSHGRFTRVFTVDLHNPALEGCFGAPLEHLSALPLLADALRPHVTDTTVVVAPDLGAVKRAEALAKLLGRPWAVVHKARLSGNDVETLGLLGQVRGMRPILVDDMVSTGGTLAAAAKELKGEGCVDDFILATTHALLVGPALERLHGVPVKRLVSTDSVEHRQDLPFPHQVVTLAPLLLRALRPDAR, from the coding sequence ATGACGCCCATGACGCCCATCGCCCTCGTCGTCGGCAGTGCCAGTCCCCACCTCGGCCGTGCGCTCGCCCAGGCGTTCGGCGCGGAGCCGGTGGGGGTGAAGCGGGAGCGCTTTCCGGATGGAGAACTGCACATCGAGGTGCCCCCGGAGGAGGTGCGAGGCCGCCGCGTCGTCATCCTCCAGTCCTCCACCCCACCCGTGGGCGAGAACCTGATGGAGCTGCTGCTGCTCGCGGACGCGTGCTGGCGGGCGGGCGCGGCCTCGATGGAGGCGGTGATTCCCTATGTCGGTTACGCGCGCCAGGACCGGCGGGCCCGCCCGGGCGAGCCCCTGGGTGGACGTCTGGTGGCCGACATGGTGTCCCACGGCCGCTTCACGCGGGTGTTCACCGTGGACCTGCACAACCCGGCGCTGGAGGGCTGCTTCGGCGCCCCGCTGGAGCATCTGTCCGCGCTGCCGCTCCTGGCGGACGCGCTGCGCCCCCACGTCACCGACACGACCGTGGTGGTGGCGCCGGACCTGGGCGCGGTGAAGCGGGCGGAGGCGCTGGCGAAGCTGCTCGGCCGCCCGTGGGCGGTGGTGCACAAGGCGCGGCTGAGCGGCAACGACGTGGAGACGCTGGGCCTCCTGGGCCAGGTGCGCGGCATGCGCCCCATCCTGGTGGACGACATGGTGTCCACCGGCGGCACGCTGGCGGCGGCGGCGAAGGAGCTCAAGGGCGAGGGGTGTGTGGACGACTTCATCCTCGCCACCACGCACGCCCTCCTGGTGGGCCCCGCGCTGGAGCGCCTGCACGGCGTGCCCGTGAAGCGGCTGGTCAGCACGGACAGTGTGGAGCACCGGCAGGACCTGCCCTTTCCCCACCAGGTGGTGACGCTGGCCCCGCTGCTCTTGCGCGCACTGCGGCCCGACGCGCGTTAG
- a CDS encoding phosphoribosyltransferase, with product MRFRDRAEAGQKLAGVLTPYRSGDVCVLGLTRGGLRVAYEVARGLRAPLDLWVARRLRVPGGRLMLGAVTEGGGLYLDPQAAGQAKLPGETLQRFVHEEVDDVEHQARQLRGGLTPRIRGCTALLVDDGMVTGATMAAALLALKQQGARRRIVAVGVATPRALELIRGRADAVHALTLDPTLREVSEAYDTFPALTQDELRRWLTRAREASPARPEGVAPDVAGGWWF from the coding sequence ATGCGTTTCCGGGACAGGGCGGAGGCGGGACAGAAGCTCGCGGGGGTGTTGACGCCCTATCGCTCCGGGGACGTGTGCGTCCTGGGGCTGACACGCGGCGGGCTGCGCGTGGCGTACGAGGTGGCCCGGGGATTGAGGGCTCCCCTGGACCTGTGGGTGGCGCGCCGGCTGCGCGTGCCGGGGGGCCGCCTCATGCTGGGCGCGGTGACGGAGGGTGGCGGGCTGTACCTGGACCCCCAGGCGGCGGGCCAGGCGAAGCTGCCCGGAGAGACGCTCCAGCGCTTCGTGCACGAGGAGGTGGACGACGTGGAGCATCAGGCCCGGCAGCTGCGAGGCGGCCTCACGCCGCGGATCCGCGGCTGCACGGCGCTGCTGGTGGATGACGGGATGGTGACGGGCGCCACCATGGCAGCGGCGCTCCTGGCGCTGAAGCAGCAGGGCGCGCGCCGGCGCATCGTGGCGGTGGGCGTGGCGACGCCGCGCGCCCTGGAGCTCATCCGCGGCCGCGCGGACGCGGTGCACGCGCTGACGCTGGACCCCACGCTGCGCGAGGTCTCCGAGGCCTACGACACCTTTCCCGCGCTCACCCAGGACGAGCTGCGGCGCTGGCTCACGCGAGCCCGGGAGGCCAGCCCGGCCCGGCCGGAGGGCGTGGCGCCAGACGTGGCGGGCGGGTGGTGGTTCTGA
- a CDS encoding archease — MDVETVHAEDRRPRTHWEHFTREELLGVRGVGRSMEQAFEMAALGLCALVTDPRSVEAHEELEVACQSADHDQLLADWLRAVVGAMAGRHLRFQCFVVRLDGLNLFGHGFGERAGQARHGTHVAVTGASFTDVSVRQGPEGVWTAEALVDF, encoded by the coding sequence ATGGACGTGGAAACCGTGCATGCGGAAGACCGCAGGCCCCGGACGCACTGGGAGCACTTCACGCGCGAGGAGTTGCTCGGGGTGCGGGGGGTGGGCCGCTCCATGGAGCAGGCCTTCGAGATGGCGGCGCTGGGACTCTGCGCGTTGGTGACGGACCCTCGGAGTGTGGAGGCACACGAGGAGCTGGAGGTGGCCTGCCAGTCCGCGGACCATGATCAGCTGCTCGCGGACTGGCTGCGGGCGGTGGTGGGCGCGATGGCCGGACGGCACCTGCGCTTCCAGTGCTTCGTGGTGCGGCTGGACGGGCTGAACCTCTTCGGCCACGGCTTCGGCGAGCGCGCGGGACAGGCACGCCACGGCACCCACGTGGCGGTGACGGGCGCGTCGTTCACCGACGTCTCCGTGCGCCAGGGGCCGGAAGGCGTGTGGACCGCCGAGGCGCTGGTGGACTTCTAG